The sequence ATTGATCATCTACCGTTTTAAAAAATAAAAATAAATCGTCTTTTGTTGTACACGTAATCATGCGGTAGCGCATCGGTTCAAGAGGCCGCTTGTTCATCGGTGAAATAAACTGAAGTGAGTCAGAAAAGTGAATGGGTTCGATTGTGCGAGATTCATAAAATGGAGGATTCGGCTTTTCTTTAATAAGCACCTCACACGTTTTCCCTCTTTTTTTCGCTTCATGAACAATGAAATTGGAAAAATAAATATTCATCATTCATCATCCCCCTCAAGTTTTTCCAATGTATATTTTTACATTTTTCGAATATTCATTCAACTTTTTTCGACAAAAAGACTGTTTATTTTTGTTCTGAAAACGAACATTTTGTTTGTTTGTTCTCAAAAAGAACAAACAATCCCCCTTTCTTCTTCTATCGTAAAAAGAAAAAGGGAATTTGGTGGAAGATGATGTTACAACATATCGGAGAACAAATTAGGCGTTTGCGCAACGCACACGATTGGACGCAAGAACAATTGGCACAGCGATTAAACGTGTCTCGTTCGAAAGTGAGTAAATGGGAAAACGGTGAAGTGCTTCCTGATTTGCAGTCGATTATCGACATGAGTGATTTATTTCTCGTCAGCACTGATTTTTTGCTCGGTAAACACCCGACAGATGAACAACTATTGCAAGAAGTACGATTGGCATACGGGACAAATGACATGAGCGATGAGCAGTTATCCGTTATTCGCTACATCAATGAACAGCCGGAGCTTGCGAAACGATTATATGCGTTGCAGTCATTACCGACGCATAAACGCAAACGTTTGGAAGAGATCGTCATAAAGATG comes from Anoxybacillus flavithermus and encodes:
- a CDS encoding helix-turn-helix domain-containing protein codes for the protein MLQHIGEQIRRLRNAHDWTQEQLAQRLNVSRSKVSKWENGEVLPDLQSIIDMSDLFLVSTDFLLGKHPTDEQLLQEVRLAYGTNDMSDEQLSVIRYINEQPELAKRLYALQSLPTHKRKRLEEIVIKMIDEMIEALK